A stretch of Microtus pennsylvanicus isolate mMicPen1 chromosome 5, mMicPen1.hap1, whole genome shotgun sequence DNA encodes these proteins:
- the LOC142850240 gene encoding membrane-spanning 4-domains subfamily A member 4A-like, with product MITIQGIGQTASGAAYDAQQLGQQSLHVNSHAWKRMREKFLKGEPKILGVVQIVIALMNLTIGIMMISATVTSGEMPPVSAYIGYPVWGSLMFIISGSFSIVAGRRTTKGLVRSSLGLNITSSVFAFTGIIIHSVSPSIYSYHFYYCMYGDYSESCHMTISILMGLDIVLVILSALEFCIGVSLSAFGCRVMCCNPGGVVIIMPSSPPTKETTYPISL from the exons ATGATAACCATACAAGGAATAGGACAGACTGCATCGGGAGCTGCCTATGACGCTCAGCAGCTGGGACAACAGTCTTTACATGTGAATTCACATGCGTGGAAAAGGATGAGAGAGAAGTTCTTAAAGGGAGAACCCAAAATCCTTGGG GTTGTGCAGATTGTGATTGCCCTCATGAACCTCACCATAGGAATTATGATGATAAGTGCCACTGTGACATCCGGTGAAATGCCCCCTGTTTCAGCGTACATAGGGTACCCAGTTTGGGGGTCTCTCATG TTTATTATTTCAGGCTCATTCTCAATTGTAGCAGGAAGAAGAACTACAAAAGGCTTG GTTCGAAGTAGCCTAGGCTTGAACATCACCAGTTCTGTGTTTGCCTTCACGGGGATCATTATCCACTCAGTGAGCCCAAGCATTTATTCTTACCACTTTTATTACTGTATGTATGGAGACTATTCAGAAAGCTGTCACATGACCATATCCATTTTAATG GGTCTGGATATTGTGTTAGTCATTCTAAGTGCGCTGGAGTTCTGCattggtgtctctctctctgcctttggatGCAGAGTAATGTGTTGTAACCCTGGTGGG